In the Vulpes vulpes isolate BD-2025 chromosome 12, VulVul3, whole genome shotgun sequence genome, gagagagaggcagagacacaggcagagggagaagcaggctccatgcaccaggagcccgacgtgggattcgatcccgggtccccaggatcacgccctgggccaaaggcaggcgccaaaccgctgcgccatccggGGATCCCCGCACaatctgttttaataaaatatctccTTATCAAAAACATGGCCATTtttagggcgcctgggtagcttagttgattgtctgactcttcatttcagctcaggtcatgatctcagggatcctgggatcaagctgagccccacagagggctccacattcagcagggaatctgcttctctcccttttcccctcctgctgctcacactctctaaatatataaataaatcttttaaaaactgccatttttaaaaaaactgtattttggCAATacctttaattattttactttttgtgtaaCATTAATAAATAAGCACCTATTTGTATCTTTGTTAATGAGTATAAagtcattagattttttttaaagattgtatttgagatggagggagagagggggagagagacagagagagagaacatgaacaaggagagagggcagaaggagaggaagagcgagaagcagactcctcattgagcagggagcctgatctgatgcagggctcaatcccaggaccctgggatcatgacctgagctgaaggcagacactgaaccaactgagccacctaggcaccctatTAATTAGATTTCAAAATGACCTTTCATTCAATTCTACTATTAAAAGGCTATTCTAATACAATTGCTGTCAGTTGCTCTCAACTCACCTGGGAAGAGATTTACTGCCTAAAGGTATCCACTGTATATAATAAATTAACTTCTTTCCTAGGTATCTAGAATGGCACTAGTTATAGAAATCAATTTTCTGCATTCTGTGGTTCACATGAGAAACTCCAGTCAAGAAAGACTGGGCTAGGCAGAAAAACCGAAGTCTTAATACTATACTCCCTTAGCCAAAGCCTCCAGCCTCCACACACCTGTAGCTGCACCCCtttcttatcttcattttcaaCATGGAGACGAATGCGGCCAAATTTATCATCTGAGATCCTAAGCATGATCATGCCATGCAACTCCATATTCTGCAATCCTCCATCCCGTCCACAAGTCAGTGTAATCTTTTCCTCAATCTTCATGTGCACACTGTagagaaaaagtaataaatcTGTTCATAGAGGTAGAAACCAGAATTCCCTTTCTCCAAGATTTAATGGTGATTAGCcaacaacaatttatttttagatgCTGCTATATGTACAGAATCCCACAGACAAGTTCCCACCAGTGCAAACAATGTAGTTGTTATTCACTGAAGAATTGTTTATGATAGAAGTTTGGAAATAACTTAAACATCCATAAATAGGGAACTGCTTAAATACATAAAGGTATAGCCACAAAAATGAATACCAAGCAGTTATGGGAAAAGGGGGTAACAAATGAAATTCTtttcacttgaaaataatttcaaaacttaaaagattaaaattatacaGGAATACATTTATACCTTCTTAAaatgttattaacattttatttcaccatttcttttatcatttgcaTACTCTGTgactattatttaattttttcctgatccACTTAGAGGCAGGTCATGCACATCATGGCCCTTTACCCCTAAACATGTCAGAGTACATCTTGTGAGAATAGGgatattctcttacataaccacagtacTGTTATTAACTTCATAAAATGACATTGATACTTGCCTACTCGATCATCCACATGCCAATTCTGTTCAGTTGACCTAGTAATGTCATTCAAAGTAGTGCAAGATCCCAGgtcacctgactggctcagttagtcaagcgtcagactcttgatttcaactcaggtcataatctcagggtcctggaatcaagccccttgctcaatgcagagtctccTAGGAATTCTcttaccctctccctctgctcctcccccaactcacacacattcagtctctctctcaaacaaatgggtaagatctttaaaataaaataaaataaaaatttaaagattttatttattcaagagagacagagagagagagagagagagaggcagagacacaggcagagggagaagtaggctccatgcagggagcccgacgcgggactcgatcctgggtctccaggatcatgccccgggctgaaggcagcgctaaactgctgagccccccaggctgccctaaaattaaaaaaatttttaaataaagtacaaGATCTAGCCTAAGACACAGTATTATGTTTAGATGTATCTTTAGGTTTCAAATAAGGCTAttctcatctcaaaaaaaaaaaaaaaattggaaaatgtgTCTAGTATGCTACCACtgtgtaaaaagaagaaaaatggaatatgtatgtttttattagcCTACATATAGACTATACCCCTCAGAAGAATATACCAAAAAACTAGTTAATACTAGTTGCCTCCAAAAAGAGAAACTTGCCTGGCTGGGcagaagactttttattttaatacttatttcCTCTGTAGATTTACCTTAATCATTTAAGAGGGGGTGGTGAGGAACAGAAGAAGAAGGATAAACaaactccacgctgagcacaagTGCAAGCCTGACACAGTGCTTGATCCTACAACCTTGAGATGaactgagccaaaaacagacatgattgggcgcgttcagggtggtatggccgtagacctgaaccaaaatcaagagtgggacatttaactgaccaagccacccaggagtccctataatactttttaaaccttttaaattttgaactATAGAATGTATaacctaataaaaaaataagtaaaataaaaagtgctgCTGTTCTGGGCAATTACTAAGTATAATCTATCCATATTTTctactaaaactatttttaacttgGGTAAACTGCAGATACTAAAAAGAACATTGTGGCATCCTGCTTTATTTCAGCATATAAGTCTTCCCAAAAACAAAAGCTTGATACATAAGACTACAAAGTCATGTATCTTAATGCagggttggggcacctgagtggctcagtcagttgagtgtctgactctcagtttcgcttcaggtcatgacctcaggatcctgagatcaagccccacattgggctccccgctctaGGCAGAGTCTGAtcaggattctctccttctcccctctgcccctccccccattcatgagTGCATGGGTCCCCTTTACTTTCACAAGAGTTTGCTCCAGGCTCAAGAAGTATTTCATCATTTAGAAGAGTCTCAAGCCCTAATACATGGTGGATtccaacaactttttaaaatagtgtcaAGCCTTTGTCTCACTCAAAGCAACCACTCAGAATAGCACAGGAGCTTTAGTGATTTCAGAGATTTATCCTAACGTAACCCTGTCCATCTCATACAGAACAGGACATAGAAAATACTCTTCTTTTATGTACACCTGATAAAAGTATCTTCTCAGACTCATCTTTCACTTGACCCCAAAACCATCAGCAACAGTAGAAGTCTGGGCTTCAAGACAAGAAATCTGAGTCATGAATATGTGagcttgctaaaaaaaaaaagttacgaACCAGTCCTGAGATAAGAGACAAATCAAAATATTCTATACTGAGTTCAAGTATTGAAAAGGCAAAAGATAATGTTTTAATttgctgttaaaaatatttataaattttgtgcTAAAGATTGATTCATCTTAAAGTttaattagggcacctgggtagctcaagcatctgcctttggctcaggtcatgatcctagtgtcctgggatggagtcccacatcaggctccatgctcagcagggagtctgcttctccctcttcctctgcccctcccacttgtgctctcctgCGCACATGTGCtccctttctcactttctctcaaataaagtattttttaaaatataaagttagaaagaaattaaagaaaaaaaaaaaggaagtttaatTAAAAGAAGACATGCCAAGgacagcccgggtgtctcagcggtttagcactgccttcagtccagggcgtgatcccagagatccgagatcgagtcccatgttgggctccctgcatggagcctgcttctccctctgcctgtgtctctgcccctctctctgtgtctctatgaataaatacataaaatcttaaaaaaaaaaaaaaaaaagaagacatgccAAAATATAGTGTAGGGGCTACCACAGCTCTAGCCATCTAATTCAAGTCCGCTGGTCATGTACATACTAGGCATAAAGacaagttacttttattttttttttattttttttttaaatttttatttatttatgatagtcacagagagatagagagaggcagagacacaggcagagggagaagcaggctccatgcaccgggagcctgatgtgggattcgatcccaggtctccaggatcgcgccctgggccaaaggcaggcgccaaaccgctgcgccacccagggatccctacttttatttttttatttcaagttttcactcatttatttacatattttaaagattttatgtatttatttgacagagagggagcgcacaagcagaaggaatggcagacaaagggagagagagaagcaggctccccaaggagcaggaagcacaatgtagggctcaatcccaggatcttgggaccatgacctgagccaaaggtagaagcttaatcgactgagccactcagatacccctcaagttttggggtttttttttaagattttatttatttattcatgagaatacacagagagagagagagagagagagagagagagagagagagagaggcagagacacagacagagggagaagcaggctccacgcagggagcctgacgtgggactcgatcccgggtctccaggatcacgccctgggctgtaggctgtgctaaaccgctgagccacccgggctgccctcaagtttttatttaaataaagttttatttatttacataatctctacacccaaaatgtAGCTTGAACTCACAAGATTAAGAGccacatactctaccaactgagccagtctgGTGCCCAAGGCAAGCTACTTTTAGATTTAGCCAGCAcactagggtgcctgggtggctcagttggctaagtgtcagacttgatttcagctaaggttatgatctcagggtcttgagttcaagccccatgtgggtgtctgcactcactggggagtctccctgtgtctctccttctctttctgcccttccccatgcctgcatacacacacatgctctccccctctcactaataaataaaacttaaagaaaaaaaagatttgccttctccctctgcaaccccTCCCACAtgttctctctaaaaaacaaaacaaaacaaaacaacaaaaacctcagCCAGCACAGAGTTAATAAAAGTTAAGTTCTAAACTTCATAGAAAATAGCTGAGCGCCCTCCAATCACGgttaaagggaagaagaagaagaaaaggcccCATGTTAAAATCTAGGATGTactctaagtctttttttaatatttatttatttattatttatgatagacgtagagagagagaggcagagacacaggaggagggagaagcaggctccatgccaggagcctgacgtgggactcgatcccgggaccccaggatcgcgccctgggccaaaggcaggcgctaaaccactgagccacccagggatcacctacTCTAAGTCttttaaatctggaaaaattaaaagacgtacaaaaaatctgtaattcagtgaaatatttttacacattatGTGGCCTGTTCTTACTGAAAAAGTTACTGCTTACCTTTCCATATTAATGGGTGGAGCATGCACTTTGGTTGCTTCAGAAGTACGCTTGCCCATATTGGAGGACATGATAGTTTCACCTTCAGATTTCAATTTGTCCACAAAATTATCTACTTCCTTTCCTTTGGCTCCAAGTTTCAAAGCCTTGCTGGGGCCTGAAGGCCTAAgcggaagaataaaaaaataacaaaattaagggggaaaaacaCCACATATATGaccttaaaaaacattaataacCCATATCATTCAAGCTCTCCCTGAagctgttctttaaaaagaatgtgatGATCTTAAGGGAAAAACTCAAGCATCCTAGGGTTTAGTAGAGCACTAGGCAATTCCCTGCCCAAACTGGCTGCTAAGTCACCATTAATATATAAGCTTCAAGGACCTACAGACCAAAGGTACACTTGTATAAGCATGCATGATCAGATGAAAACTTTGTACTTTCCATCCTGATAAATACATCTGTACATAAATAAACTCTTGCATATACTTTCAGGTAGTTCACAGATTCTGACAACCACTCAcaccaagatttttaaaaacccagattaTATATAAACAGTTAAATATCCCCTACTTTCCAAAATAAGGCAACTCCCATGGTACAATTTGTAAAAGAACCCTCTTTTACATACAAAAACCCCCTACCACATTCCgatttctcctttattcttttattatgtaGTCAAATTTAGTATTATATCTTACTTTAAGTCAATCATTATTTTCAACTTGCCCAGAAATCAGGTATCACTCCAAGATATACACATATAGCTTTCATCTGCCATTCTAGGGTTGCTAATGATACACTGGATTATACCTAGCTGGTGCAGGTGCCACTTTTGGTTTATCAGTTTCAATGATGGTCTCTGTGATCATGGCAGCTGTGCTGCCTCCAGATACTGCAGAGCTTCCAAATCCTCCAAATCCTGGTGCTTTTTTGCcctgtctctctgcatctcttcGAGCCTGTTGTAATTCCTTTGCTTTACGCCGCATCTCAGCCTTGGCTTCACGTTCTTGAGTCTACAAAAAGAGATCCGTGGATGTGGCTTTGAGTACAGTCTATACTAACAAATAAGAACAGGAAAAGAGTAAAGCctaaaagaaagatatataagaAGTACCAAAGAAGACCCTATTTACCTCTCTAACTGCTCTGAACACCTTCTCCTCATGAGAATCCATTTCAGTGAAGGTTCTGATCTGTGCCAGGTTAACATTCTCCCGGTATCCCAGGGCAACAATTtcatcaaaagcaaaaattaaatcaaaacagTGCTCTGAGATCTCATTCTCCTCTAAGGCTCGGCAATACTCAGGGATCTGATTGAGGGCagcaatggaaaagaaagatttaataTGTATCAGCATTTATGTTTTCCAaatcttattctttaaaatatacaaatttcaaataaaataaaatccacaaattTCAATAAAACCTGAATCCCTCTGTTAGCTCCTCTACTCTTTTAAGCAAGACTTCGGCATAAAGTCTGTGTGTTGTGTCTCTATCAGTAAGCCTTAGCTAACaaatattatctaaaaatatatacacacaagtgTCAGAACCACCAAAACAGACTGGAGCAACCGCTCAATAGCTAGGAAACAAAAGGTCAGTTTGTACATTCTCTTCTGGGATACTTACAGTCCAGGAGGACACAAGTGTATGCTGAAAGAATAAGGAGCTATAGCAATAAACTGCTGTGGTGGAGGGTATGCAGCATGCAAACTGATAATCATCAGCTACCATGGGGAAAAAATAGTTTCACAGTgaaaatttaaagcagaaaacTATGACCCACTATTACAAAAGGACTCTTACCACTCTTGAGAAAAGCCTTAGGGTCTCCAGATCTTCTAAGATGTTACTGTTTTTGGTAGTGATCAGCACCATGTACAGTTTCTCCATAGGCTGGTAGACATATCTTACACTCTCTGTTTCAACAAATGTATGTTGTTTTCCAGTGTTCATGAGCTTTGGGAAAGCTGCTAACAAGCCCTCAATCCGAGTTCGGGTCATCTCCACAAACTGTCGAGAAACAATAGCCTTTCCTGCTTTTGTGCAGACCGCTGCTGCCAACAGCACCTGCCAGGAACACATGTGTAAGTACTAATTATTGTAAGATGTAAGACAACATCTGTTTTCTTAGCATACTCAGATCTTCCATAGAATGACACACCCAGTTAGTGACATGACTATTAGATGCTAACTTTCAAACTCTACTtcattgctcttcttttttaaacatttttttaatctttatttatttatgatagtcacagagagagagagagagaggcagagacataggcagagggagaagcaggctccatgcaccaggagcccgatgtgggattcgatcccgggtctccaggatcgcgccctgggccaaaggcaggcgccaaaccgctgcgccacccagggatcccttcattgcTCTTTTAATTCTAGTATGTAATTCATAAAGTACAGCTATAATAAAGCAGAATGGAACTATGAGTCCTATTTTTCAATAACCTAccttaagaaaatgttaaaaaacttTTGCCAAGTCTACAAATACACTTGTTAACAGATTCCCTGACTCAGAAATGGGTTGCTCTCTGCTTTGGCAGCCCAGTAAAGGGTAAACTTTTTCTAAGAACAGAAATCTCCACAGCCAACACAGAGGTCTGACCAGGCAGATTAAAGGTTTGTAAGAAGCCCCTGACCTTTCCTATCTTTTTTACCTGGAAAACGGAAATAATCTAGCGAGTCCAAAtttatcttttgttctttaataacCTTTCCATCTCTACTATCCTACACCTCTACATATGTAAacaatctgtaaaatgaaaaactaaatgaCTCATGTTTCACATGGGTTTTGACACTGATCAATGATTAAGACCAACAGCCTTTTTTCATAGTCTGGCATTCATTAAACAAAACCAAGCACCAAAGGAAGAACAAGAGACCTCAATTGCCATTATAGGAGTAAGAAAATTAAGtatacgggatgcctgggtggctcggcag is a window encoding:
- the ARCN1 gene encoding coatomer subunit delta isoform X2 — encoded protein: MTRTRIEGLLAAFPKLMNTGKQHTFVETESVRYVYQPMEKLYMVLITTKNSNILEDLETLRLFSRVIPEYCRALEENEISEHCFDLIFAFDEIVALGYRENVNLAQIRTFTEMDSHEEKVFRAVRETQEREAKAEMRRKAKELQQARRDAERQGKKAPGFGGFGSSAVSGGSTAAMITETIIETDKPKVAPAPARPSGPSKALKLGAKGKEVDNFVDKLKSEGETIMSSNMGKRTSEATKVHAPPINMESVHMKIEEKITLTCGRDGGLQNMELHGMIMLRISDDKFGRIRLHVENEDKKGVQLQTHPNVDKKLFTAESLIGLKNPEKSFPVNSDVGVLKWRLQTTEESFIPLTINCWPSESGNGCDVNIEYELQEDNLELNDVIITIPLPSGVGAPVIGEIDGEYRHDSRRNTLEWCLPVIDAKNKSGSLEFSIAGQPNDFFPVQVSFISKRNYCNIQVTKVTQVDGNSPVRFSTETTFLVDKYEIL
- the ARCN1 gene encoding coatomer subunit delta isoform X1 produces the protein MVLLAAAVCTKAGKAIVSRQFVEMTRTRIEGLLAAFPKLMNTGKQHTFVETESVRYVYQPMEKLYMVLITTKNSNILEDLETLRLFSRVIPEYCRALEENEISEHCFDLIFAFDEIVALGYRENVNLAQIRTFTEMDSHEEKVFRAVRETQEREAKAEMRRKAKELQQARRDAERQGKKAPGFGGFGSSAVSGGSTAAMITETIIETDKPKVAPAPARPSGPSKALKLGAKGKEVDNFVDKLKSEGETIMSSNMGKRTSEATKVHAPPINMESVHMKIEEKITLTCGRDGGLQNMELHGMIMLRISDDKFGRIRLHVENEDKKGVQLQTHPNVDKKLFTAESLIGLKNPEKSFPVNSDVGVLKWRLQTTEESFIPLTINCWPSESGNGCDVNIEYELQEDNLELNDVIITIPLPSGVGAPVIGEIDGEYRHDSRRNTLEWCLPVIDAKNKSGSLEFSIAGQPNDFFPVQVSFISKRNYCNIQVTKVTQVDGNSPVRFSTETTFLVDKYEIL